A region from the Pirellulales bacterium genome encodes:
- a CDS encoding PDZ domain-containing protein has product MTRFVILCAVALLGATSFSTTARAELPPGAYEQLLKEAQEVYRVRIDNVAPTKNDADGVQHFVCDAQILAVERSKADRRPGDPIRFATYYVPPHVAQRGFAGPKSPPLVTAGWRGTVYLNRPQEGNILQLAAYGRSFVPSGFMASAPPRPDSSGALGIMARPAAGGGMLVMSVRPDSLADDLGLRPGDRLTKVNDREVNTPPDVKAALETDTSRVTINVVRRQKSLTLSLAR; this is encoded by the coding sequence ATGACCCGCTTCGTGATCTTATGCGCGGTGGCCCTCCTCGGCGCTACGTCGTTCTCGACCACGGCTCGCGCCGAGCTGCCGCCGGGCGCTTACGAGCAACTGCTCAAAGAGGCGCAAGAGGTTTACCGCGTGCGCATCGACAACGTCGCACCGACAAAAAACGACGCGGACGGCGTGCAGCATTTCGTTTGCGATGCGCAGATCCTTGCGGTCGAACGCTCGAAAGCGGATCGCAGGCCCGGCGACCCCATTCGCTTTGCCACGTATTACGTTCCGCCACACGTCGCGCAGCGCGGTTTCGCGGGCCCCAAGAGCCCGCCGCTAGTCACGGCCGGCTGGCGGGGAACCGTGTATCTCAATCGGCCGCAGGAAGGAAACATTCTGCAACTGGCCGCCTACGGGCGAAGCTTCGTTCCGTCGGGCTTTATGGCAAGTGCGCCACCGCGCCCCGACAGCTCGGGCGCGCTGGGTATCATGGCGCGGCCGGCAGCCGGTGGGGGCATGCTCGTGATGTCGGTGCGCCCCGATTCGCTGGCCGACGACTTGGGCCTGCGCCCCGGCGACCGCCTGACGAAGGTCAATGACCGCGAGGTGAACACGCCGCCCGACGTGAAAGCGGCGCTGGAAACCGACACAAGCCGCGTCACGATTAACGTTGTGCGCCGGCAAAAGT
- a CDS encoding cyclic nucleotide-binding domain-containing protein, producing the protein MTLDPTIDSTVLIHIPVFQGLSEAQRQEVVRLGELKSLAPGDVLLRQGQTSQDLWVLLEGACEVFKQLTSRPATAEPTLLAVLEPYSSIGEMSYFSPAPHSASVRAKSAARLFRLPRASFDDLMGRHPAITSRLAANTIGSLAERMRHMDDWVVELLAHKPADPRIPEWNELRRRVFDGWKL; encoded by the coding sequence TTGACTTTAGATCCCACGATCGACAGCACTGTCTTGATCCACATACCGGTCTTTCAGGGCTTGTCCGAAGCGCAGCGCCAAGAAGTCGTCCGCCTGGGTGAATTGAAATCGCTCGCCCCCGGCGACGTGCTGTTGCGTCAAGGGCAAACCAGTCAGGATCTGTGGGTGCTCTTGGAAGGCGCGTGCGAGGTCTTCAAGCAGCTCACTTCGCGTCCGGCCACGGCCGAGCCAACGCTCCTGGCCGTGCTCGAACCGTACAGCAGCATTGGCGAGATGTCGTATTTCAGTCCGGCGCCGCACTCGGCCAGCGTGCGTGCGAAATCGGCCGCGCGCTTGTTTCGCTTGCCGCGGGCCAGCTTCGACGATTTGATGGGACGTCACCCGGCGATCACTTCGCGACTGGCCGCCAACACGATCGGCAGCCTGGCCGAGCGGATGCGGCACATGGATGATTGGGTCGTGGAACTGTTGGCCCACAAGCCGGCCGACCCGCGCATTCCCGAATGGAACGAGCTGCGCCGACGCGTCTTCGATGGTTGGAAGCTGTGA
- a CDS encoding Glu/Leu/Phe/Val dehydrogenase dimerization domain-containing protein: MKAFDSTQLYFNRAADQIDLTENMRRLLLIPKREVQVQVAIERDNGEIATFVGYRVQHDDARGPMKGGLRYHPDVDMDEVRSLAALMTWKTAVVDLPYGGAKGGLAIDPSKFSLRELELITRRFVDGIHDVIGPDTDIPAPDMGTNAEVMAWFMNQYAKYHGYSPACVTGKPVEMHGLPGREEATGRGVGILTYKMLARLGRKPADTRVAIQGFGNVGSHTAKFLHEAGFRLVAIGDQTGGYYRAEGLDVPAMLRYALDHKGLLAGYNGAQAITNEELLALDVEVLVPAALGGVITHANAEEVKAKIIIEAANAPVYPDADDILAARGVVILPDILANAGGVTASYFEWVQNRQHYRWDLNRVRQELDRVLSLAFERVWELASERKVSLRTAAYIVGIGRVGQATVLGGIS, translated from the coding sequence ATGAAAGCATTTGACTCCACGCAACTCTATTTTAACCGAGCCGCGGATCAAATCGACCTTACGGAAAACATGCGGCGGCTGCTGCTGATTCCCAAGCGGGAAGTGCAAGTGCAAGTCGCGATCGAGCGCGACAACGGGGAAATCGCCACCTTCGTCGGCTATCGAGTCCAGCATGACGACGCGCGCGGGCCCATGAAGGGCGGTCTGCGCTACCATCCCGACGTCGACATGGATGAGGTCCGCTCGCTGGCCGCGCTAATGACGTGGAAGACGGCCGTCGTCGATCTCCCCTACGGCGGCGCCAAGGGGGGCCTGGCGATCGATCCCTCGAAATTCAGCTTGCGCGAGCTGGAGCTGATCACCCGCCGCTTTGTCGACGGAATTCACGATGTGATCGGTCCCGACACCGACATTCCCGCTCCCGACATGGGAACCAACGCCGAGGTCATGGCGTGGTTCATGAATCAATACGCCAAGTACCACGGCTACAGCCCCGCTTGCGTCACCGGCAAACCGGTCGAGATGCACGGACTGCCCGGCCGCGAGGAAGCGACCGGCCGCGGCGTGGGCATCCTCACGTACAAGATGCTCGCGCGCCTGGGCCGTAAACCGGCCGATACGCGCGTGGCGATCCAAGGTTTCGGCAACGTCGGCTCGCACACCGCCAAGTTCCTGCACGAGGCCGGATTTCGCCTGGTAGCGATCGGCGATCAGACGGGCGGGTACTACCGGGCCGAAGGGCTCGACGTGCCCGCCATGCTGCGCTACGCCCTCGACCACAAGGGGCTGCTGGCCGGTTACAATGGCGCGCAAGCGATTACGAACGAAGAGCTGCTGGCACTCGACGTCGAGGTGCTGGTTCCGGCCGCACTGGGTGGCGTGATCACTCACGCCAACGCGGAAGAAGTGAAGGCCAAAATCATCATCGAAGCCGCCAATGCGCCGGTCTATCCCGACGCCGACGACATCCTGGCCGCGCGGGGCGTGGTGATTCTGCCTGACATTCTGGCCAACGCCGGCGGCGTGACGGCCAGCTATTTCGAATGGGTGCAGAACCGGCAGCACTATCGTTGGGACCTCAATCGCGTGCGGCAGGAGTTGGATCGCGTGCTCTCCCTCGCCTTCGAGCGCGTGTGGGAGCTCGCCAGCGAACGCAAAGTCAGTCTTCGTACAGCCGCGTACATCGTGGGCATCGGTCGCGTTGGCCAGGCCACCGTTCTGGGAGGAATCTCTTGA